The Kineococcus rhizosphaerae DNA window GAACCCGGCGAGGAAACCGCGCGCCCGCTCGGTCTTCGGGTAGGACTCCAGCAGCCCCCAGAACTGCCGGGAGTGCGTGGGCACCAGCAGGTGCGCGAGCTCGTGCAGGATCACGTAGTCCAGGACCCAGCTCGGCATGCCCTGCAGCCGGCTCGACAGGCGGATGCTGCCGTCGGCGGGGGTGCACGAACCCCACCGGTGGTGCTGGTTGTCGACCCAGGCGACCGACTGCGGGCGGGCCAGGCCGTCCAGGTGGCGCCGGGACAGTTCGCGGGAGCGTTCGAGCAGGTCCCCGTCGAGGGGGTTGCGGCGGCGGTCGGCGGCCTCGAGGCGGGTGACCATGCGGTCGACCCACTCCTGCTCCTCGGCCGGGCTGAACCGGGCGGGGATGAGGACGACCGTGCGGTCGCCGTCGCGGTAGGCCGACACGGTGCGGGTGCGGCGACGGCTGCGGCGCACGTCGACGTCCCCGAGGTGGTCGTCGCCGCGGTGGTCCGGGAGGTGCCCGCGAGGGGTGCCGTCGGGGACACCCGTCACCGGAGCAGCGGCCACCGGAGCAGCGTCGAGCGCCGCTGCACCCTCCTGGTGAGCCCTCACCTCCGGCAGGCTACCCTGCGGCCCCCCCGGCGGCGGCGGGAAGCGGCGCGGATCGCCGCGACCGGGCGCGCCGACGCGCCCCGCGCCGTGGATCAGGGCACGATGCCGGACGGGACCGCGACCCACCGCCGGGTCGCCGCGGTCCCGGCGGACCGCCGTCCGACGCGGACCGCCGAAGCGGAGCACGAGCACCTGAGTCGAGGAGGGCACCATGGCCGACACGTGGAGCGGGGAGTTCTACTGCGTGAAGTGCAAGGAGAAGCGAGAGGCGGAGGGCCAGGTCGTGGAGACCAACGGCCGGCGGATGGCGAAGGGCACCTGCCCCGTGTGCGGGACGAACCTGAACCGCATCCTGGGCAAGGCCGGCTGACCGCACGACCACGGTCCGGTCGGTGACCCCGTCACGGGGTCACCACCGGGCGGCACGACCGGCGGGCGACCTGTGGACGACGGCGTCCACGTCGGGAGCGGCTGCGGCACAGTGGCCGGGTGCCCCTCCCCCACACCCCGCTCCCCCCGGAGGTCCCGGACGGGGTCCCCGTCGCGCGGCGCCCCGACGGCAGCGTGCAGGTCGGGTCCAGCCCGCGCAGCGCCGTCGTGATCCCCGCCGGCCGCGCCGCGCCCGGGCCCGGCGAGCCCGATCCGTTCCCCGCGTCCGGCGAACTCCTCGCCTGGGCGGCGTACGACCGGCACGGGCCGGCGCCGCAGGCGCGCCGGCGCCTGCGCTCGCGCGCGGGGGTGGCCGTCGTCGGCCCCGCGGCGACGGCCGACGCCCTGCTCGCCGTCCTCGCCGACGCCGGGGTGGGCCGGTTGCTGTGCGACCGCGACGTCCCCGGCACCTCGCCGTCCCGGCGCCCGGCCGACCTGCTCGTCCTCGTCCACGACCACGTGGCCCACCCCGTCCAGGCCGACGGTGCGCAGGCCGACGGCGTGGCCCACCTGTCGGTGGTGCTGCGCGACACCGACGCGGTCGTGGGACCGCTGGTGCTGCCGGGACGCTCGGCGTGCCTGCGGTGCCTGGACCGCTGGCGCACCGACGACGACCCGCAGTGGCCCGCGGTCCGGGACGCGTTCTCCCGCAGCGCGGGCCGGCCCGCCGACGCCGCGACGGCCCGCGCGGTGGCGGGGCTGGCCGCGCTGCAGGTGCTGACGTTCCTCGACGGAGCGCGCCCCTCGACGGTGGGGGCGAGCCTGGAACTGCTGCTGCCCGAGGGCCGGGTGCGGCAGCGCTGGTGGCGACCGCACCCGGCGTGCGGGTGCCTGGACCTGCCGGTCCGCTGACCTCGGGGGCGGGAGGCTCCGCCGGCCCCCCGCCCGGCCGGCTCAGACCCCGAGCAGTTCGCGGTCCGGGTCGGCCAGGGCCTCAGCCCGCTCGGCGCGCACGGCCAGGACGAGGGCCCGCCGGGCGGCCACCTCGGCCCTGCGCCGGGCGCGCAGGGCCCGCAGGGTGCGCAGGCGGACGGCGTGACGGTGCGCCTCGGCCGTCCGTTCTCGCAGGAGTTGTTCTTCGACGTACGACACGGTGATGTCTCCAGTGGTTGTCACGAAAGGGTCCCCCGTGCCGTTCACGCGGCGACGGGGTGTTTGCGCGGGCGACCGCGCGGGCGCTTGCGGGGTACGACGACCCCGGCGAGCACGAGCTGCCCGCCCCAGACGCCCCAGGGTTCTGCGCGTTCGAGAGCGCCTGCGAGACAGGCATTCACGAGCGGGCACTCCTGGCACAGCGACTTGGCGAGTTCGACGTCGTCGGGCTTCTCGGCGAACCAGAGCTCGGAGTCGAAACGGCGGCAGGGCAGCGGGTCCGGCGTGTGGCGGCGCGTCATGCCGCTCACCTCCTTCTCTCGTCCGGTGGTACCGGTGGTGCTGGTGGTTCGGGTGCTCGGTCGGGTCCTGCGGAGCGTGGACTGGCTGGTCAACTGTTTCTCCGGCGGTGGTGGTTCGGCGTCGAAGAGCCCACGAACGCAAAACGGCCGCGGACCCGAGGTGTCGGGATCCGCGGCCTGGAGGCTGCCGTTCTAGCGAGCTAGGACGGTGGACTCGAAGCTGAGGGTCCCGAGGACGGGATGGAGGTGGCGCCGTAGGCACCCTTGTCGTGGCGCAGGCGCCCGGCGGTGGCCGGGAGCAGACGCACTCCACCCGTGGTCATGACGGGGGTGGACGCGTGGCT harbors:
- a CDS encoding M48 family metallopeptidase gives rise to the protein MAAAPVTGVPDGTPRGHLPDHRGDDHLGDVDVRRSRRRTRTVSAYRDGDRTVVLIPARFSPAEEQEWVDRMVTRLEAADRRRNPLDGDLLERSRELSRRHLDGLARPQSVAWVDNQHHRWGSCTPADGSIRLSSRLQGMPSWVLDYVILHELAHLLVPTHSRQFWGLLESYPKTERARGFLAGFDHATGREGPGHHDRDDEDELPEDEAPEHTPAEAGPPGTPAVEVIATTG
- a CDS encoding DUF5679 domain-containing protein, whose product is MADTWSGEFYCVKCKEKREAEGQVVETNGRRMAKGTCPVCGTNLNRILGKAG
- a CDS encoding WhiB family transcriptional regulator, translated to MTRRHTPDPLPCRRFDSELWFAEKPDDVELAKSLCQECPLVNACLAGALERAEPWGVWGGQLVLAGVVVPRKRPRGRPRKHPVAA
- a CDS encoding TOMM precursor leader peptide-binding protein — encoded protein: MPLPHTPLPPEVPDGVPVARRPDGSVQVGSSPRSAVVIPAGRAAPGPGEPDPFPASGELLAWAAYDRHGPAPQARRRLRSRAGVAVVGPAATADALLAVLADAGVGRLLCDRDVPGTSPSRRPADLLVLVHDHVAHPVQADGAQADGVAHLSVVLRDTDAVVGPLVLPGRSACLRCLDRWRTDDDPQWPAVRDAFSRSAGRPADAATARAVAGLAALQVLTFLDGARPSTVGASLELLLPEGRVRQRWWRPHPACGCLDLPVR